In a genomic window of Brassica rapa cultivar Chiifu-401-42 chromosome A10, CAAS_Brap_v3.01, whole genome shotgun sequence:
- the LOC103833095 gene encoding 23.5 kDa heat shock protein, mitochondrial-like, protein MASTSRLAFTRLLSSTFVVPRPAAAYRLFSTKSGFYDLITPAMSLSHVIQSLEDEEEGPLVVATGGRLGWDVKDKENALHVRIDMPGLSREDVKLSLEQDTLVIKGEEHEEGRKFSSRIELPQEEYKANEIKAEMKNGVLKVVVPKIIQLHLNNPLHIKVD, encoded by the exons ATGGCCTCGACATCGCGTCTAGCTTTCACGAGACTTCTCTCTTCTACCTTCGTCGTCCCTCGTCCGGCGGCTGCTTATCGCCTCTTCAGTACCAAATCAG GCTTCTACGATCTGATTACACCAGCCATGAGCTTGAGCCATGTGATTCAATCCCTAGAGGACGAAGAAGAAGGCCCTCTGGTTGTAGCAACGGGTGGAAGACTTGGGTGGGATGTCAAAGACAAGGAGAATGCCTTACACGTGAGGATTGATATGCCGGGGCTTAGCAGAGAGGATGTGAAGCTTTCTTTGGAACAGGATACACTTGTGATCAAAGGAGAAGAGCACGAGGAAGGACGTAAGTTTTCAAGTAGGATTGAGTTGCCCCAAGAAGAATACAAGGCGAATGAGATAAAGGCGGAGATGAAAAACGGCGTCTTAAAAGTGGTGGTTCCTAAGATCATACAGCTACACCTTAACAATCCTCTCCACATTAAGGTCGACTAG
- the LOC103833108 gene encoding conserved oligomeric Golgi complex subunit 7: protein MMVDLGPFSDEKFDAKRWVNTSCQARHPQDSLEKHLVDLEMKLQIASEEIGSSLEEQSGSALLRVPRATRDVLRLRDDAVSLRSSVAGILQKLKKAEGSSADCIATLARVDSVKQRMEAAYKTLQDAAGLTQLSSTVEDVFASGDLPRAAETLASMRNCLSAVGEVAEFANVRKQLEVLEDRLEAMVQPRLTDALTYHKVDVAQDLRGILIRIGRFKSLELQYSKVRLKPIKQLWDDFDTKQRPNKLSSERSETQPLSSGGDELHLTSFASWLPSFYDELLLYLEQEWKWCMVAFPDDYMTLVPKLLVETMGVLGASFASRLNLATGDAVPETKALAKGVMDLLSGDLPKGINIQTKHLEALIDLHNVTGSFARNIQHLFAESELRVLIDTLKAVYSPFESFKQKYGKMERAILSSEIAVVDLRGAVTRGVGAQGIELSETVRRMEESVPQVVVLLEAAVERCIGFTGGSEADELILAIDDTMLQYISMLQETLKSLRVVFGVDGTGDGVSSKKDGSAEKSSRKMDLSSNEEWSIVQGALQILTVADCLTSRSSVFEASLRATLARLNSSLSISLFGTNLDQNLSHLTSEQTAGDLSMAGRASLDVAAIRLVDVPEKARKLLNLLEQSKDPRFHALPLASQRVAAFADTVNELVYDILISKVRQRLGEVSRLPIWSSVEEQTAFALPNFSSYPQAYVTSVGEYLLTLPQQLEPLAEGISTNGDSNNEDAQFFATEWMFKVAEGATALYMEQLRGIQYISDRGAQQLCVDIEYLSNVLAALSMPIPPVLATFQTCLATPRDELKDVMKSDAGSELDFPTANLVCKMRRISFD from the exons ATGATGGTGGATCTGGGTCCGTTCTCAGATGAGAAGTTCGATGCGAAGCGGTGGGTTAACACGTCGTGCCAAGCGCGTCACCCGCAGGACTCGCTGGAGAAACACCTCGTGGATCTGGAAATGAAGCTCCAGATCGCCTCCGAGGAGATCGGATCGTCTCTCGAAGAGCAGAGCGGAAGCGCTCTCCTTCGCGTCCCTCGCGCAACACGCGATGTCCTGCGGCTACGTGACGATGCGGTGTCTCTGCGTAGTTCAGTTGCCGGAATCCTCCAGAAGCTCAAGAAG GCAGAGGGATCATCAGCAGATTGTATAGCTACACTTGCTAGAGTGGACAGTGTCAAACAGAGAATGGAGGCTGCCTACAAAACACTACAG GATGCAGCTGGGTTAACTCAGTTAAGCTCGACGGTTGAGGATGTTTTTGCCAGTGGCGATCTTCCTCGTGCTGCAGAAACTCTTGCCAGCATGAGAAACTGCTTGTCTGCTGTTGGAGAG GTTGCAGAGTTTGCTAATGTTAGAAAGCAACTAGAAGTTTTGGAGGATAGGCTAGAGGCGATGGTGCAGCCACGTCTTACTGATGCATTAACATATCACAAG GTTGATGTTGCCCAAGATTTGCGTGGAATTCTCATCCGGATTGGGAGATTCAAGTCTCTCGAGTTGCAATATTCAAAAGTCCGTCTTAAGCCAATTAAACAACTCTGGGATGATTTCGACACTAAGCAAAGACCCAACAAGCTTTCCAGCGAGAGAAGTGAAACCCAACCGTTGTCTAGTGGCGGCGATGAGCTTCACTTGACATCCTTTGCCAGTTGGCTGCCAAGCTTTTACGACGAGTTGCTACTCTATCTTGAGCAGGAGTGGAAATG GTGTATGGTTGCCTTCCCTGATGACTACATGACTCTCGTCCCAAAGCTGTTGGTTGAGACCATGGGAGTACTTGGGGCTAGTTTTGCTTCTCGTCTTAACCTTGCAACAGGAGATGctgttcctgaaacaaaagcaCTCGCAAAAG GTGTGATGGATCTATTATCGGGAGACTTACCCAAGGGTATTAATATTCAGACCAAGCATCTTGAGGCCCTTATTGACCTGCACAACGTAACTGGGTCCTTTGCGAGAAATATCCAGCACCTGTTTGCTGAATCTGAACTTAGGGTCTTAATAGATACGCTGAAGGCCGTGTACTCACCCTTCGAATCATTTAAGCAAAA GTATGGGAAGATGGAACGTGCTATTCTGTCTTCGGAGATCGCAGTTGTGGATCTGAGAGGGGCCGTTACGCGTGGTGTTGGAGCTCAAGGAATTGAACTCAGCGAAACAGTGCGTAGGATGGAAGAGTCTGTTCCCCAAGTTGTTGTTCTTCTTGAAGCTGCGGTTGAGAGGTGTATTGGTTTCACTGGGGGCTCAGAGGCAGACGAGCTGATACTTGCAATAGATGACACTATGTTGCAGTATATCTCTATGCTTCAGGAAACACTCAAATCTTTGAGAGTTGTGTTCGGAGTGGATGGTACAGGTGATGGAGTTAGCTCAAAGAAAGATGGAAGTGCAGAGAAAAGCTCTCGTAAGATGGACTTGAGTTCAAATGAGGAGTGGTCCATTGTTCAGGGAGCTCTTCAAATACTTACAGTAGCAGATTGCCTtacgagcaggtcttctgtatTTGAAGCTTCTTTGAGAGCCACTCTGGCTAGACTAAACTCCAGCTTGTCTATTTCACTATTTGGCACAAATCTGGATCAGAACCTGTCACATTTGACAAGTGAACAAACAGCTGGAGATTTGTCTATGGCTGGACGAGCTTCCCTGGATGTGGCAGCTATTCGGTTGGTTGATGTTCCGGAGAAGGCTCGCAAACTCCTAAACCTGTTGGAACAG TCAAAAGATCCAAGGTTCCACGCACTGCCTTTGGCATCTCAGAGAGTAGCTGCGTTTGCGGACACAGTGAACGAACTTGTCTATGACATCCTCATATCAAAAGTCAGGCAAAGACTCGGGGAAGTATCTCGcctaccaatctggtcttctgTGGAAGAACAAACTGCGTTTGCTCTACCAAACTTCAGCTCATACCCTCAGGCTTACGTTACAAGCGTTGGAGAATATCTCCTGACTTTACCTCAGCAGCTTGAGCCTCTAGCTGAAGGAATCTCAACCAATGGTGATTCAAACAACGAGGACGCACAGTTCTTTGCAACTGAGTGGATGTTCAAGGTAGCAGAAGGCGCAACGGCTCTGTACATGGAGCAACTGAGAGGAATCCAATACATTTCAGACCGAGGAGCACAGCAACTGTGTGTAGATATAGAGTACTTGAGCAATGTGCTTGCGGCCTTGTCCATGCCGATTCCGCCTGTGCTTGCAACTTTCCAGACGTGTTTGGCTACACCAAGAGATGAGCTCAAAGATGTGATGAAATCAGACGCTGGTAGTGAACTTGATTTCCCTACGGCTAATCTTGTTTGTAAGATGCGTCGTATCAGTTTTGATTAG